The Haliotis asinina isolate JCU_RB_2024 chromosome 2, JCU_Hal_asi_v2, whole genome shotgun sequence genomic interval ATAGAGAATATGACAGGCTCCGCCCACTCAAGCTGTCATGGACGTGTCATCAGAGGGATAGTGGACGAGATGTAGGCATCAGAAACAGCATGTGATTACTGATGAAATTCTAATTTCCCCAACAGGTTTGTGTAGGGTTTTTGTAAGGGGTTAGGATAGGTGTACAGGAGGGGTGTTCGTTCAGGATGTTGCATAATGCCTGGACCCGACTTCGACTGATTACTTGAGTCAGCCTCCTTTCTTTCTCAAGCGTGTTGTATATCTCGCCACTGTACCAAGACGATAGCAATCTCTGCTGTAATACAATACAAACCAGTAGTGCCCGGGATAATCAGACAAGCAAACTgcaagaaaatatttgaaagaaagAGAATGGAGAATAGAATGTGTATTGTTTCCAATGAACCCACCAGTGAAATGCGTAACAGCATATCTCTGGTTAGTGCATTCAACAACGACCTGCGTCTGCTGTACTTGTCCACAGTGTTTTGTATGATACAGGTGTGTTTCCACTTCCAGGGACCACATGGACCAGGTGTCTGTGGACAGCACACAAGCCAGGACTGTCTTCCGGGACCTTACACTGGGAAATAACACTCTCAGCATGCAGGACCTAGAGAGATTCCTGAATAGCTCTGATACAAATGGTAACTACATGACTTGCCAAAACATATTTACCTCATTACATATTTCTGGAGATGGGAGGGCACAGGTAAATGAGTGGTCTCATGCCTTGTATGTCGCCTCATTGTGTTTTCTACCTTAGCACACATAAGCTTGCTGCTGGATGCCTATAACGTTTTCTCGTTGTTTCATGAGTTGGGTGACCAGGgaaaaaatatggtcattttCCTTTCACATTAACATTATCTACGCATTCAGTGATCATGGTTGTTATAGAATATCAGGTTGTTGTATTCCAAGGGGAAACGTTCAACGGCCGTGACCTTTCCAaaaactcaagggcagctaatcttagtttcTACGCAGGATGAAATGATGTCCCTTGGCACATTATGCTGTTCCGGTCAAGGCTGCCATGCCCTATGTGTTTACTGATGTGACATCGCAGAGCTCCACACGTTTGCTTTCGATCACGATTTTGTCTTTTAGTTTAGCATTGACATAATCTGCCCGTGTATAAACAAATTTCTTCCTCATTCTGAAATCTAAAAGTGAGTCGGACAAGAGACAAGTCTTTTTAATCCATACATTTTAGATTAATACAAGTATTCCtcaaacaggaaaatacatTTGCCGTGGCTTTTGAAATTTGTGTAAAAAGGAACAATAAGaaatataataattattgtCAAGGAAATAGGGTTAAAcgtaccccccccccccgcaACAATTAACATACTATAAATAAGTATTTAATACACATACgtaacattattattattcatatttacctatcatatctttacaaaaccATTACTTGcgtgatatattttgtattctGCGCCAAATCCCCCGAACAGCTGTGAATTACCTAATGCCATGACATCAACTGACAAATCATACATTTAAGTACTACGTCATGAGgacatgttgtatatattttggtATTTTGTAGTAGTTTAATACTTTCATAAAACATTGATAggtatttctgtggttgcaatATCACATGATATCGTCTATGTgatcatttccttcaaagatttgtcgGATTATTTCTCATGACAATTCTGCAAGGTGCAACTGATTGAGGTATGTGTTGCGTGTTTAATTAAACGCTTCCACTTTTTTCGCGCAGCTTGCTATGAGCACTTGCAGACAACTGTacacaggagtcgagtttaagaaattcgTGCCTCCACCGTTGAGATATTCAATCATTGTTAAGATCGCAATCTTGTTGTCTTGCAATGATGACGATGGCGCTAAGTTCAGCTTTGTACACGTGGATTAGGGCAAGTGTATGGAGACTGTAACGCTGATTGTAAGACTGGTTGTAGTAACAAGGCATGTGCAACTGTTCTCTGGTCATGTACCACCGGATTCGTTGGTTATTTTAAGTGCACgggattgtgtactgtacactaggggttgtgacaacactgaaagagtctgcacatagTTGACTGCAAgatttttacacccggtcacaactgggctcgatcccggcacctcAAACTCGCTACCATGGTCCTACAAAATATAGCAGCAATAAATGGCATGTGAGGGGTTCATATTAACATATGTTATGTGTACTTTTATCAGATGACGGCCAGGTGACAAGTGACGAGTTTCTCCAAACGTGGTTCCAATATAACGTTGGTTCACTTGTCAACGCAGTCGCCTTCTTCTTCAACATCGACGTCAACAAGGATGACAGGATCACCGCCGATGTCGATCTCAAGTACATATTTAAGATTTTTGATAGAAACGGTAGGTTGAACTATCAGGAATAAGAATTTGTGTGAATTGGAGCCACTTGTATATCGAGTTATCTTGAATTCGAGATAAAAGGAGTGCTACTACAATTGTTTGTAGATACTGACTGGTCTGTTTTGTTTCAGCATCAGCATCTGGGATCTTTGAGCTTAGGGTTTAATAATGGGTTTTAACAATAAAGATTAACAATAGGGTTTAACAATGGAATTTAACAATGCCGTTTCACAAAGGGGTTGAATGTCATATTGTAGCTGCCAAGTCCTACTACTACCGGTTTCAAACTCGTATATCAAAAGAATGCCATACCATAGTTTAATATGGATATCCCACAATGGCACAAAGTGTCTTCAAATCCTTGTTTCATACCTTACTGCAAGGCAAGGTAACAAAACCTTTACAAACAGTTTGGTTTGACTCGACCCTTGACCTTCCGTTCATCGTGAGGACGCTCTGTGTACTGATTACGGTGGCAGTCAAATAGCTCAGTACAACATCACCTTCATGACGAGGGGGTTGCTTTTCCCCGTTGTTTTTCGGATACTCTGTCATCTCTTTGTTTCCTTGATAACTGATGCTTCTTTCCTACTGTGGCATCTTTTCATGATTTCTTGGTATCACGGTACTGGTGAGTAATTGACGCTTGATATTAACATGGTACGTAACTGTCAATAGGATACATATATGTCGGATGCATGCAGAAAGCTCCTCTTTCTAAAGTTACTGCCTGTTAACGATGACTTTGTTTCTCGACAGACGACGGTGCCGTAGATGAGGCGGAGTTTGTCGTCCAGTGGGTCAAGTTGTCATCTCTGTGACGATTAACCGAATACACACAATTCACAATTACCAAAAATAAACTCTTCTTACGTTACTTGTCTTTGCTAGTCCATTGTCTGACGCTGCACCTACCATATTCCAGGAGCAAATAGTTAGGTTCTGACCAGACAACGTCATCACGTACACGTCATCAACCGAATCACCGAGACTGGCTAACGGATTGCCGCGGTTGCCTCCTAAGATCTAACCCGAAATGCCCGGATGTTGTAGGTTTAGGTCTTCTGTTGTCGCCTCTCCACGGAAGAACCAAACAATTGTTCCAAT includes:
- the LOC137273157 gene encoding uncharacterized protein isoform X1, whose amino-acid sequence is MYILGLPILCVVIASTSALIMPRANKTTTPDQNTHHTGPDHMDQVSVDSTQARTVFRDLTLGNNTLSMQDLERFLNSSDTNDDGQVTSDEFLQTWFQYNVGSLVNAVAFFFNIDVNKDDRITADVDLKYIFKIFDRNDDGAVDEAEFVVQWVKLSSL
- the LOC137273157 gene encoding uncharacterized protein isoform X2 → MYILGLPILCVVIASTSALIMPRANKTTTPDQNTHHTGPDHMDQVSVDSTQARTVFRDLTLGNNTLSMQDLERFLNSSDTNDDGQVTSDEFLQTWFQYNVGSLVNAVAFFFNIDVNKDDRITADVDLKRRCRR